DNA from Coriobacteriaceae bacterium:
ACGCGATCAGGCGGCCCTCTTCGGCACCGCGCTCAACGGCGCTGACAAGCTTCGTAACATCGACATCGCCGATACCGCCAAGGACCTTGTCGAAGGCAGCGCTGGCGACGGATGCAAAGATGCCGTCCGACTCCTCGACCGGATAGTTCCAGTACACATCGTGCATGAGGACCTTTGCGGCGTTGGTGCCGTCGACAACCGTTCCGTCGGGCAGTGACACGTTACCGACCAGGCCCAGCAGATACTGCAGGAACACCGGGTCGATACCGATGACGCCATCAACGTCCTGTCCATACTGGGACTTCCACAGCGCGGCGACACGCTGCGAGTTGCGGGGCCAATCAGGCGAATAGGTATTGCCCGAGTTGTACAGGTTGCTGTGGTTGCCGAACAGCGCCTCATCCTCTTCGTCGACGCTCTCGACCGCCTCATCCTCGCTGAGTCCAATGCGGGGAACAAACTCGCCAATCGACATCTGACCGTCGGTGACCGAAATCAGGCCCTGCGAACCGCCAAAGCCGCCGCAGGCACGAATCTCGACGTTGTTCATGGCGTACATAAGGTAGTTGCGCGTCTGGCCGTTGGCGCCGAGCATCTGGGGAAGGACGGGGGCGACCTTCTCCGCCGCGTCAACCGCGCCGTTGAGGGTGGCAAAGCCGTCCTTGGCCTTATCGACCAGCTCGGTCACCTGGGAAATATGAGTATCGCCAATGCCCTGGACCTTCTCGTTGGCGCTCTTGAACACCTTCGAGCTGCTGGAAAGCGAATCGGCGACCGCCTGCAGCGCGGACACGTTAATCATGCCGTCCTGGAACAGCTTGCCGGGCGTAGCCTGCGAAAGGTTATCGGCCATGGGAACCAGCGCATTGCTCGAGACATCGGACAGGGCGTCAATCATGGTGCGGGCCGCATTGATATCGCTGCCATACACCGGGATAAACGAAGCCGCCGTCCACAGCGGGCTCGAGGTCTCCGCCTTCATGCTGTTACAGAGCTCATCGATCTTCTTCGCGTCGTCAGGCAGCGTCGAAAAATCGCCCGACGTGACCTTGTCCTTAAGGCCACCGACGATCTCGACAGCCTCCTTCGCTTCGCTCTTTACGGTCTTTGCCGAGTTAAGCAGCATAAAGCCGCTTGCGCCAAGCGCAACGAGAAGCACCGCGACTACAGCGGCAATAATGGCGCCGGTGTGACGCTTTTTGCGCTCGCCCTTGCGATGGCGATGACGGACCAGACCGTCAGAGGTCGAACTCGACGAAGCATCGCTACCGTAGTTCAAGCCAAAATCGTAATAATCTTCCTTGGAACCCGAGCCCGCAAACTCGGCACCGCTATCATCCAGGCGGGCGAACGTGCCTGTCTCGGAGGCGCCGGTGTAAATCGTGCCGAGGTTACCCGTAAGCCCCGCGCCACCGGCAGAGGGAGTATTGTTGTCGGCCTTGCCGGCATTAACGTTGCCGGCGCCATTCGCGGCGTTGGCAGCACCTGCGTTGTTCGCAGGTACCGAAGGAGCCCCGCTCGGCTGCGACGCAGAGGTTGCACCGCCCGCAAAGACATTTCCTCTTGCACGGCCGGTCTTTTTTGCCTTTTGAGACTGCTCGTACAGAGCGGTAAACATCGCCGTCTCGCCCGGGGACACGCGCTTACCGGAACCGCCCTGTCCAGCGCCGCCCGGCGTGCCGGCCTTACCAGCCCCGTTCGGACGCGGCGGAACTGCAGGGCGGCCGCTATCGCTGCCCTTAAAGTGATTACCAGCCATAAAGAAATCCTCGCAATTGAGTCGCAATGAAAAAGTCCATAACGTTACTAGTTTATGGCATTTTGAGCATCGACAGCTAAACTCCAGACACGGACATCAATTGGCGAAAATGCGGCACAACACCTTTTCCGTCTTGGCAGCGGCGCTAGCTACACCGTGAGGAACATCATCACGATGATCATGACAAAGCCGATAAGGTCGGTCGGCAAAAACACCGTCCCCAGCATAACGGCGCTGGTGATGGTCGCCGAAACCGGCTCCACAGTTCCGATGAGGCTCGCGCGCACCGAGCCGATGTCCTTAACGCCCTGCATATAAAGCATGTAAGCAAAAAACGAGCCGATAACCACGAACACCGCGAGCGCCTCGATGCCGGCAGCGTCGAGCGCCGGCATATGCGCCCAGGGCTGCACGAAGACGCACGAGACCACGCCCGCCGTGAGCATTGCCGAGCCCGTGACGATGGGGCTGCCGTATTCGGGCAGGATCTTGGCGGGAATCACCGCCATACACGCGGCGCTGACCGCACACATAAGACCTGCTGCCAGGCCAAGCGGCGAGATATTCAGGCTGGTGGGGTCGCCGCCGGTGGCGATTAAAAAGGTTCCACCCAGAGCCAGGCCAATGCCGATGACTTCGCGAGTACGCGGCATACGGCGATCGGTCACGCAGGCGTAGCCCATGATGATAACGAGCTGCAGGCACTGGAGCACCGTCGCGGTTCCGGCGTTCGTCAGGCGCACGGCCGAAAGATAGCAAAACTGGTTGAACAGCAGGCCAAAAGCGGTAAAGAGCAGCAGCTGCTTGCGATCAGCGGGCGTCGTCCAAAGCTTGACCAGGCGTGCGCGGTCGCGCGTGACAACCACAGCCATAAAGAGCAGGCCGGCGAGAATCTGACGCACGCTCATAAGCCACAGCGTATCGACATGGTAGGTATCGAACAAAAAACTCGCGCTGGTGCCCGAGAAGCCCCAAAACGAACCGCCCACCAGCGTAGCCAAGACGCCCGTGATCATCTTGCGCGTCGAAGCGCTGTTCAGGCGGTCGCGCCATGCGCGACGGGTGTTGCGGCTGAGCTCGTCGGTGCCCTCGGGCACATCAATGTTCGATATATCGGTCATCGGCACCGAAGCCCCTGCGCCTTCGACCTGCTCGACACACTCTTTGCTCATTCCACTCCCCCGAAACAGCCTGGAAACAATTCGGCTTACCTTACCACGGCGAAGTCACCAGCTGGAGGCTTGTCCGCTTATCGGTAGGACAATTCCGCAGGCGTCTTTCCATAGCTCGATACCGCAATGGCCTTGCATTATGCGACAGCCAAATCGCGGCAGCAGGCTCTTTTGAAATGGATGCGACAAAGCCCCCGAATTCCACAATGTAAGCGATTTTTAAAAATGTTCTTGCCACCGAGTTCAGGCTCCGTTATATTATCCCTTGCGCGCTTGCGCACCCTTGATCGGGCGTTTAGCTCAGGGGGAGAGCGCTTCCCTGACACGGAAGAGGTCAGAAGTTCAAATCTTCTAACGCCCACCAAATGTTCGCAGCTCAGAGGCTATGTCCTCTGGGCTGTTTTGTTTTATGTCGCCAAATCAGCTGGCAGCTCCAACCGCCCAACTAGCCAAAAGCCGACCATCTACTTGCCGATCTATTCATCGGCATAACCAATCAGTCCGCACCGCAACTTCTCAGCAAAACGCCGCGATGTCTGCGCCCTGCGGTATCCTTGAGCCACTTGCACCTGCAGCACCAAGGAGCCGCCATGCGCACCGAGCTCGATGTCCCCTTTTCGCACAAAGAAGAAGCCAAGGCGCTGGGCGCCAAATGGGACCGGACCAAGAAGATCTGGTATGTACCCAGCGGCGTCAACCCCGAGCCCTTTGCCGAGTGGCTGCCCGGTGTTGACCGATCCGACCCCTCAGCGCCGTATATATATCTAGTACTGGGCAAGCGCGAGTGCTGGAAGTGTCACAAAGAGACCTCGGTCGCAGCCTTCGGCATTCCCTATCGAACCGATAACGACGAGAGCATCGCCATCGCGCACGCGCCCAACGAAGCCGGGTACATTGCCATCGACACGGCCAACGCCAACGCACTCGCCATCGTGCCCGCTCTTGGCTGCGTACCGGGCGAGATCCGCGACTACCTTCATAAGCGCTGCGGCTACAAGCCCGTAGGCGCGCGAGCCTCCAAAGCCCCGTCGCTCGGCAACACGTGCACCAGTTGCGACGCGCTGCAAGGCAGCCGCTATCTGTTCGAGGAGCCCTCGTCCCCGTTTGCCCTCACTGCCATCAACAAGCTGCCGGCACTGGAGTTTATACGCGTCGAAGTTGCCGGCGTCTTTGGCGTCCCGGTCACGCGTACCGACTTTGACCAGGCGCTCTTTACCTGGGCACGCGACCATCACGCCGAGTTCCACAAGCAACTCGGTGAGGGGATTTATTTGTAGAGGCAAAAGACACTCACAGCCAACTCCTCCGCATCAC
Protein-coding regions in this window:
- a CDS encoding EamA family transporter, with amino-acid sequence MSKECVEQVEGAGASVPMTDISNIDVPEGTDELSRNTRRAWRDRLNSASTRKMITGVLATLVGGSFWGFSGTSASFLFDTYHVDTLWLMSVRQILAGLLFMAVVVTRDRARLVKLWTTPADRKQLLLFTAFGLLFNQFCYLSAVRLTNAGTATVLQCLQLVIIMGYACVTDRRMPRTREVIGIGLALGGTFLIATGGDPTSLNISPLGLAAGLMCAVSAACMAVIPAKILPEYGSPIVTGSAMLTAGVVSCVFVQPWAHMPALDAAGIEALAVFVVIGSFFAYMLYMQGVKDIGSVRASLIGTVEPVSATITSAVMLGTVFLPTDLIGFVMIIVMMFLTV
- a CDS encoding DUF4012 domain-containing protein; this encodes MAGNHFKGSDSGRPAVPPRPNGAGKAGTPGGAGQGGSGKRVSPGETAMFTALYEQSQKAKKTGRARGNVFAGGATSASQPSGAPSVPANNAGAANAANGAGNVNAGKADNNTPSAGGAGLTGNLGTIYTGASETGTFARLDDSGAEFAGSGSKEDYYDFGLNYGSDASSSSTSDGLVRHRHRKGERKKRHTGAIIAAVVAVLLVALGASGFMLLNSAKTVKSEAKEAVEIVGGLKDKVTSGDFSTLPDDAKKIDELCNSMKAETSSPLWTAASFIPVYGSDINAARTMIDALSDVSSNALVPMADNLSQATPGKLFQDGMINVSALQAVADSLSSSSKVFKSANEKVQGIGDTHISQVTELVDKAKDGFATLNGAVDAAEKVAPVLPQMLGANGQTRNYLMYAMNNVEIRACGGFGGSQGLISVTDGQMSIGEFVPRIGLSEDEAVESVDEEDEALFGNHSNLYNSGNTYSPDWPRNSQRVAALWKSQYGQDVDGVIGIDPVFLQYLLGLVGNVSLPDGTVVDGTNAAKVLMHDVYWNYPVEESDGIFASVASAAFDKVLGGIGDVDVTKLVSAVERGAEEGRLIAWMRNDDEQNAIKETSIDASLPDPDDPSADPVAGVYFNNLSFSKLDWYLNADTQIGQGVKNGDGTCSYHITVTLTNIMTQEEAGKLPDYVAASAPDAARDDERLNVSLFAPTGGNISDLTVEGTQFGLGAATWHGIPFYSGTVDLHAGETTTITYTLTTSAEAGDKPLTLRQTPTCQAARDSASA
- a CDS encoding DUF5710 domain-containing protein, whose amino-acid sequence is MRTELDVPFSHKEEAKALGAKWDRTKKIWYVPSGVNPEPFAEWLPGVDRSDPSAPYIYLVLGKRECWKCHKETSVAAFGIPYRTDNDESIAIAHAPNEAGYIAIDTANANALAIVPALGCVPGEIRDYLHKRCGYKPVGARASKAPSLGNTCTSCDALQGSRYLFEEPSSPFALTAINKLPALEFIRVEVAGVFGVPVTRTDFDQALFTWARDHHAEFHKQLGEGIYL